A genome region from Lucilia cuprina isolate Lc7/37 chromosome 3, ASM2204524v1, whole genome shotgun sequence includes the following:
- the LOC111674835 gene encoding protein singles bar, translated as MASFGVRGMSQNFGIKICCCRVCTCINFGFVTSRAGLLKVLQLGLASLCEGLLINYGVPAADTIGQALTSFLTTTAYCFTTTAILMICYCFSDKSYELIRQSLFETLFNGVACSMYFSASSYMGFACVVWLHPQFLIKPGFWAYPAMTAAYYMGYAAGILHGIDAFLAFKHYKGFR; from the exons atggCTTCTTTTGGTGTTCGCGGTATGAGTCAAAATTTTGgcattaaaatttgttgttgccgTGTTTGTACTTGtataaattttggttttgttaccTCGCGAGCGGGTCTATTAAAAGTTCTACAATTGGGTTTGGCCTCGTTGTGTGAAGGTCTTTTGATTAATTATGGCGTACCGGCGGCGGATACAATTGGTCAAGCTTTGACTAGTTTTTTAACTACAACGGCTTATTGTTTTACCACAACGGCTATTTTGATGATTTGTTATTGCTTTTCGGATAAGTCATATGAACTGATACGTCAATCGTTATTT gAAACTCTTTTTAATGGCGTAGCCTGCAGCATGTATTTTAGTGCCTCCAGTTATATGGGTTTCGCCTGTGTGGTGTGGCTACATCCGCAATTTTTAATTAAGCCAGGATTCTGGGCCTATCCAGCCATGACAGCGGCTTAT TATATGGGTTATGCAGCTGGTATTTTACATGGCATAGATGCCTTTTTGGCATTTAAACACTATAAAGGATTTCGCTAA
- the LOC111674799 gene encoding uncharacterized protein LOC111674799: MPLPDLSNQTTKIISLTFFTITTILKFVCIIIINAQKESPCIAGWHVNEELSNHLLLISTGLVPDIIMLISIGLGMMFKTSNIGADPGTIIYNFIIGILNICALFPFFGIEDCKSDSLGKIKSVGIYATLAGILHIANGVVCLIFLAPEERSEPDSQPSTSNPTPSKNSEPKPSSSKVSSKK; this comes from the exons ATGCCACTGCCAGATTTATCAAACCAAACTACCAAGATTATAAGCTTAACATTCTTTACAATAACCACA ATTCTTAAATTTGTTtgcattataataataaatgctCAAAAAGAATCGCCCTGCATTGCTGGTTGGCATGTTAATGAGGAACTTTCAAATCATTTACTTTTGATCAGTACGGGATTAGTACCGGACATAATAATGTTAATAAGTATCGGACTTGGTATGATGTTTAAAACCTCAAATATTGGAGCCGATCCTGGG actattatttataattttattattggtaTCTTGAATATTTGTGCCTTATTTCCCTTTTTTGGTATCGAGGATTGCAAAAGTGATAGTTTGGGGAAAATTAAATCGGTTGGTATATACGCAACACTAGCGGGAATCTTGCATATAGCAAACGGAGtggtttgtttaatatttttagctcCAGAGGAAAG ATCTGAACCAGATTCGCAACCTTCAACTTCAAATCCAACACCCAGTAAAAATTCTGAGCCGAAACCTTCTTCTTCTAAAGTATcctctaaaaaataa